In bacterium, a genomic segment contains:
- a CDS encoding cation-translocating P-type ATPase codes for MQPSPVESTSSWYTLSSETVFSRLRSTPAGLTGAEAVPRLAEHGPNELKAARRISPWPILVGQFKNVLIVILLVATALSAFLGHGIEAIAIAAIVLFAVLLGFVQEYRAERAIEALRQMAAPTATAIRDGEEVEIPARDLVPGDVVLLRAGDKIPADVRLIEAVNLQVEEGALTGESVPVEKHAAPLANGELALGDRKNMAYAGTIATYGRGRAVVVATGMNTEFGKIAQMLQTVETGKTPLQEYLDKVGRTLAWGGFAVVGVVVALGLFRGQSFIEMLIFGIALAVAVVPEALPAVVTISLAIGAQRMVKRNALVRRLPAVETLGSTSVICSDKTGTLTKDEMTARRISVAGQVLDVSGAGYEPRGQFSRDGLTVELSNPLKLLLRAAALASDAHIVLSESDGRWRVKGDPTEGALVVAAAKAGLNKADLESQFPRVNEIPFSSETKRMTTLHAGPEGVVAYSKGAPEVILASCTRQLTAKDEAALDAAGQEAILETARRMASEALRVLAVASKPNATLENAEREMTFLGLVGMIDPPRPEAKAAIQTCEQAGIKPVMITGDHPLTAQAVARELGLLNTGRSVTGAELEAMSEAEFERAVESIEVYARVSPAHKLRVVTALQKKGHIVAMTGDGVNDAPALKKADIGIAMGITGTDVTREAADMTLTDDNFASIVAAVEEGRGIFGNIKKYLMFLLSSNIGEIGLLGTASLIGLPLPLSAVQILYVNLATDGLPAVALAVDPPEPDLMRHKPRNPRTGIFTRPVVSLMVVGGVWSAAVNLGLFVWALSSGRSLEESMTMTFVSLVLIQFFKAYNFRSDRHSVLDRPFANKWLNLAIVWELVLLALIVHVPFLHEPFGTFSLPLIDWAIVIALAFTVSPVLEMAKWMERRGWFGKMS; via the coding sequence ATGCAACCGTCTCCCGTCGAATCAACTTCCTCCTGGTATACCCTGTCCAGCGAAACGGTGTTTTCTCGCCTGAGATCCACGCCCGCCGGGTTGACCGGGGCCGAGGCGGTTCCGCGCCTGGCGGAACATGGCCCGAACGAACTGAAGGCCGCCCGCCGTATCTCGCCGTGGCCGATTCTTGTTGGGCAGTTCAAGAATGTGCTGATTGTCATTCTTCTTGTGGCGACGGCGCTCTCCGCCTTCCTCGGGCACGGGATTGAAGCCATCGCGATTGCCGCCATCGTGTTGTTTGCCGTGCTATTGGGTTTTGTGCAGGAATACCGCGCCGAACGCGCCATCGAGGCGTTACGCCAAATGGCCGCGCCAACGGCAACCGCCATTCGCGATGGAGAGGAAGTTGAGATCCCAGCGCGCGACCTTGTGCCGGGCGATGTTGTCCTCTTGCGGGCAGGTGACAAAATCCCCGCCGACGTCAGATTGATAGAGGCCGTCAATTTGCAGGTCGAAGAAGGCGCGCTCACGGGCGAGTCTGTTCCAGTAGAGAAGCACGCCGCGCCTCTTGCCAACGGTGAATTGGCCCTTGGCGACCGCAAGAACATGGCCTATGCTGGCACAATCGCGACCTATGGCCGAGGCCGCGCGGTTGTCGTCGCCACCGGCATGAACACCGAGTTCGGCAAGATCGCCCAAATGCTGCAAACGGTTGAAACCGGCAAGACTCCGTTGCAGGAATACCTGGATAAGGTCGGTCGCACGCTGGCGTGGGGCGGCTTTGCAGTCGTGGGGGTCGTTGTGGCCCTTGGCCTGTTTCGTGGTCAATCCTTCATTGAGATGCTGATTTTCGGTATTGCTCTGGCCGTTGCCGTTGTCCCGGAGGCGTTGCCTGCGGTGGTCACGATTTCACTCGCTATCGGTGCGCAGAGGATGGTCAAGCGCAATGCGCTTGTGCGCCGCCTCCCGGCGGTTGAAACTCTCGGCAGCACTTCGGTTATCTGCTCCGACAAGACCGGCACGCTGACGAAGGACGAAATGACGGCCCGCAGGATATCTGTTGCCGGGCAAGTGCTGGATGTCTCCGGAGCGGGCTATGAGCCGCGCGGGCAGTTCTCGCGCGATGGCCTTACGGTTGAGCTCTCCAATCCGCTGAAACTGCTGTTGCGGGCCGCTGCGCTTGCCTCCGACGCGCACATCGTTCTTAGCGAGTCGGATGGCCGCTGGCGCGTCAAGGGCGACCCGACGGAGGGAGCGTTGGTAGTCGCCGCCGCTAAAGCCGGGCTGAACAAGGCGGACCTTGAGTCGCAATTCCCTCGGGTGAACGAAATCCCGTTCAGCTCCGAAACCAAACGCATGACGACGCTGCACGCCGGGCCCGAGGGTGTCGTTGCCTACTCCAAAGGCGCGCCGGAAGTCATACTTGCTTCCTGTACTCGGCAGTTGACGGCAAAGGATGAAGCGGCGCTCGACGCCGCGGGCCAAGAGGCGATTCTGGAAACAGCCCGCCGGATGGCAAGCGAGGCGTTGCGTGTGCTGGCGGTGGCCTCCAAGCCGAACGCAACATTGGAAAACGCCGAGCGCGAAATGACATTCCTCGGATTGGTGGGCATGATTGACCCGCCGCGCCCCGAGGCGAAGGCCGCGATTCAGACGTGCGAGCAGGCCGGCATCAAGCCGGTGATGATTACCGGCGACCACCCGCTGACCGCGCAGGCCGTGGCCCGCGAACTGGGCCTGCTCAACACCGGCCGCAGTGTCACCGGCGCGGAACTGGAGGCGATGAGTGAGGCCGAGTTTGAGCGCGCGGTAGAAAGCATCGAGGTCTATGCCCGCGTTTCTCCGGCGCACAAGTTGCGCGTGGTCACGGCCCTGCAAAAGAAAGGTCACATTGTCGCGATGACGGGCGACGGCGTGAACGACGCGCCCGCGCTCAAGAAGGCCGACATCGGCATCGCGATGGGCATCACCGGCACGGACGTGACCAGAGAGGCCGCCGACATGACGCTCACCGACGACAATTTCGCTTCCATCGTGGCGGCGGTGGAAGAGGGGCGCGGCATTTTCGGCAACATCAAGAAGTACCTAATGTTTCTACTTTCGTCCAACATCGGCGAAATCGGCCTGCTGGGCACGGCCTCGCTCATTGGACTACCCTTGCCCTTGAGCGCCGTGCAAATCCTGTACGTCAACCTGGCTACCGACGGCCTGCCTGCTGTGGCACTAGCGGTAGACCCGCCCGAACCTGACCTCATGCGCCACAAACCGCGCAACCCGCGAACCGGCATCTTCACCCGGCCTGTCGTGAGTCTCATGGTGGTGGGGGGTGTATGGTCGGCGGCGGTCAACTTGGGCCTGTTTGTTTGGGCATTGAGTTCTGGACGTAGTCTTGAAGAATCAATGACGATGACCTTCGTTTCGCTGGTGTTGATTCAGTTCTTCAAGGCATACAACTTCCGCTCTGACCGCCATTCGGTGCTGGACCGTCCATTTGCCAACAAATGGTTGAACTTGGCTATTGTGTGGGAGTTGGTGCTATTAGCCCTAATCGTTCACGTGCCTTTCCTGCATGAGCCGTTTGGCACGTTTAGCCTACCGCTGATTGATTGGGCCATCGTCATCGCTTTGGCCTTCACAGTTTCGCCGGTGCTGGAGATGGCGAAGTGGATGGAGAGGCGCGGATGGTTTGGGAAGATGAGCTAG
- a CDS encoding type II toxin-antitoxin system Phd/YefM family antitoxin: MKVYTYSEARQRLASLLDQSRREGKVQIRRRDGQLFVLQPVATLGPPLDVPAVKANLRPGELGDLTREGHAADAQH; this comes from the coding sequence ATGAAGGTCTACACGTATTCCGAGGCGCGGCAGCGTCTCGCCAGTCTGCTTGATCAGTCGCGACGAGAGGGGAAGGTCCAGATCCGCCGCCGGGACGGGCAGCTGTTCGTCCTGCAGCCGGTCGCCACACTGGGCCCTCCTCTGGATGTCCCGGCAGTGAAGGCCAATCTTCGGCCCGGCGAGCTCGGGGATCTGACCCGGGAGGGCCACGCGGCGGATGCGCAACATTAG
- a CDS encoding type II toxin-antitoxin system RelE/ParE family toxin — protein sequence MIRTFRDPEAERVFARERSRHLSPDLQRAAYKKLAVLHAAGSIKDLRVPPGNRLEKLSGDRAGQHSIRINERWRICFVWRDGDAYDIEIVDYHRRR from the coding sequence ATGATTCGAACATTTCGCGATCCTGAAGCTGAGCGCGTCTTCGCGCGCGAGCGTTCGAGACACCTCTCACCAGATCTGCAGCGGGCGGCGTACAAGAAGTTGGCCGTTCTTCATGCTGCAGGTTCGATCAAGGATCTGCGGGTGCCGCCAGGCAATCGTCTAGAGAAGCTCTCAGGGGACCGGGCGGGGCAGCACAGCATACGCATAAATGAGCGCTGGCGCATCTGCTTTGTCTGGCGGGATGGGGATGCCTACGACATAGAGATCGTTGACTACCATCGAAGGAGGTAG
- a CDS encoding HigA family addiction module antitoxin, translating to MVAKKLAPVHPGEILMEEFLEPMGISQYRLAKDTGVPPRRINEIVHGKRAISADTALRLARYFGMTETFWQNLQAHYDLEVEKDRLGRRLEKEVGVYARVG from the coding sequence ATGGTGGCTAAGAAGCTGGCGCCGGTTCATCCCGGCGAGATACTGATGGAGGAGTTCCTGGAGCCGATGGGCATTTCCCAGTATCGGTTGGCGAAGGACACGGGCGTGCCGCCCCGACGGATCAACGAGATCGTCCATGGCAAGCGGGCGATCAGCGCCGATACGGCTCTGCGGCTGGCACGATACTTTGGGATGACCGAGACATTCTGGCAGAATCTGCAGGCGCACTACGACCTGGAGGTCGAGAAGGATCGGCTGGGCCGGCGCCTGGAGAAGGAAGTCGGTGTCTATGCTCGGGTTGGATAG
- a CDS encoding 4-hydroxyphenylacetate 3-hydroxylase family protein, translating into MALMTRDDYIESLRRMKKRVFILGQEVENPVDHPLIRPSLNACAMTYDLAQDPEHAGLMLATSNLTGQTVNRFTHLHQSAADLVAKVKMQRLLGQRTGCCFQRCVGMDAFNAVDSVTYEMDRELGTEYHARFRRYLQHVQEHDLVVDGAMTDAKGDRRLKPSQQADPDLFVHIVERRPDGIVVRGAKLHQTGALNAHEIIVMPTQTLSEEDQDYAVAFAVPADAPGILMVCGRQPSDTRRLEGGQIDVGNREFGGHEAVIILDDVFVLWERVFMAGEHAFSGLLVERFAGYHRQSYGGCKAGVGDVMIGAAQSLAQYQGTDKASHVKDKIVEMIHLNETMYACGIACSAEGRPTASGTYLIDSLLANVCKLNVTRFPYEIARLAQDIAGGLLVTLPSEKDLAHPVVGPYLVKYLRSVDRYTTEERCRMLRLLENLTLGPGAAAYLTESMHGAGSPQAQRIMLARLADLEEKMRLARRLAGVKERPVNTIQRAARG; encoded by the coding sequence ATGGCGCTGATGACACGAGATGACTACATCGAAAGCCTGCGAAGGATGAAGAAGCGCGTCTTCATCCTGGGCCAGGAGGTCGAGAACCCGGTTGACCACCCGCTGATCCGGCCGTCGCTCAACGCATGCGCGATGACCTACGATCTGGCCCAGGATCCTGAGCATGCCGGCCTGATGCTGGCTACCTCTAACCTAACGGGCCAGACGGTCAATCGGTTTACGCACCTGCACCAGAGTGCCGCAGACCTGGTGGCGAAAGTGAAGATGCAGCGCCTGCTTGGGCAGAGGACGGGTTGCTGTTTCCAGCGCTGTGTAGGTATGGACGCGTTCAACGCGGTGGATTCGGTGACCTACGAGATGGACCGGGAGCTGGGGACGGAGTATCACGCCAGGTTTCGCCGGTACCTACAGCATGTGCAGGAGCACGACCTGGTGGTGGACGGCGCGATGACGGACGCGAAAGGCGACCGGCGGCTGAAGCCTTCACAGCAGGCCGACCCGGACCTGTTCGTGCACATAGTGGAGAGAAGGCCCGATGGCATCGTGGTGCGTGGCGCAAAACTCCACCAAACCGGAGCCCTGAACGCACACGAGATCATCGTCATGCCAACACAGACGCTCTCGGAGGAGGACCAGGACTATGCCGTAGCGTTTGCGGTCCCGGCGGACGCCCCAGGCATTCTCATGGTCTGCGGACGGCAGCCGTCGGACACGCGCAGGCTAGAAGGCGGCCAGATTGACGTGGGCAACCGCGAGTTTGGCGGGCACGAGGCGGTGATCATCCTGGACGATGTGTTCGTCCTTTGGGAGCGGGTCTTCATGGCCGGCGAGCATGCCTTCAGTGGGCTGCTCGTTGAGCGGTTTGCCGGCTATCATCGCCAGAGCTATGGCGGCTGCAAGGCAGGCGTGGGTGACGTGATGATCGGAGCGGCGCAGTCGCTGGCCCAATACCAGGGCACGGATAAGGCATCGCATGTCAAGGACAAGATCGTCGAGATGATCCACCTCAACGAGACGATGTACGCGTGCGGCATCGCGTGCTCAGCGGAAGGCAGGCCGACGGCCTCCGGCACCTACCTGATCGATTCGCTGCTGGCGAACGTGTGCAAGCTCAACGTGACCCGCTTCCCGTACGAGATCGCACGCCTGGCACAGGATATTGCAGGCGGCCTGCTCGTCACACTGCCGTCGGAGAAGGACCTGGCCCATCCCGTCGTGGGCCCCTACCTAGTGAAGTACCTGCGCAGCGTGGACCGCTACACGACGGAGGAGCGCTGCCGGATGCTGCGGCTGCTGGAGAACCTCACGCTTGGGCCGGGTGCGGCGGCCTATCTCACGGAGTCAATGCATGGGGCCGGATCGCCGCAGGCGCAGAGGATCATGCTGGCGCGGCTCGCCGACCTGGAGGAGAAGATGCGGTTGGCGCGGAGGCTGGCGGGAGTCAAGGAACGGCCCGTGAACACCATTCAGAGGGCCGCGAGAGGGTAA
- a CDS encoding type II toxin-antitoxin system RelE/ParE family toxin — translation MFDGEDSRRARLVCPAVLWPIARRRLDQLNRVRELRELAVPPGNRLERLRGDRPGQYSIRINDKYRICFVWEDGHAGNVEIADYH, via the coding sequence GTGTTTGACGGTGAGGACAGCAGACGGGCCCGGTTAGTCTGCCCCGCCGTGCTGTGGCCCATTGCGAGGCGAAGGCTCGATCAGCTGAACCGGGTTCGTGAGCTGAGGGAACTAGCTGTTCCTCCGGGCAATCGGCTTGAGCGGCTCCGCGGCGATCGTCCGGGGCAGTACAGCATTCGGATCAACGACAAGTATCGCATCTGCTTCGTTTGGGAGGATGGACATGCCGGCAACGTCGAGATCGCTGACTACCACTAG
- a CDS encoding HigA family addiction module antitoxin has translation MREAALIGRRLPSRRPPTHPGEMLLEEFLKPLGISQSAFAIRLGVSFPRLNEVIRGKRGVTPDTALRLARVLGMSADFWLGLQQDWDLWHVMRGRDAVAIGQLKPLDGQG, from the coding sequence GTGAGGGAAGCCGCACTCATAGGCCGGCGGCTTCCGTCGCGTCGTCCCCCCACGCACCCGGGGGAGATGCTGCTCGAGGAGTTCCTGAAGCCTCTGGGCATCAGCCAGTCTGCGTTTGCGATCCGACTTGGGGTGTCGTTTCCGCGTCTGAACGAGGTCATTCGCGGGAAGCGGGGTGTCACCCCGGATACCGCGCTACGTCTCGCGAGGGTACTGGGTATGTCCGCGGATTTCTGGCTGGGCCTTCAGCAGGACTGGGATCTCTGGCACGTCATGCGCGGTCGCGACGCAGTCGCAATTGGCCAACTCAAGCCGCTCGACGGCCAAGGATGA
- a CDS encoding cytochrome ubiquinol oxidase subunit I: protein MHYPWWYVPLLTSPMLIAAIAVLHVLVAHYAVGGGLFLAVEVRHAYRTHNRHYLAYLKQHAWFFILLTVVYGAITGVGIWWTIGLASPLATRTLIHIFVFGWAMEYVTFIVEIVAAFIFYYYWARPDPKTHQTMGWIYAGSAWLSLVLITGITGFMLNPGAWLENKNFWVGLFNPQFVPQVLARTGGAILLATLYVYLHAAFKIKDPALRDLVAKRSARPGLLGSVLILIGGAGWYAFLPESARAALMASGVLTVLTTLIFATTAIVFVMLYLGPYRNPGWLSPGFAILLFIFGVGAFSTGEFIREAVRKPYIVYNIVMGNQLLTEQLPQVRKVGYLESGTWTKAFVASQYPQVMDGTKIVREKLSGLSEPDQVRLGHLIFQYACNNCHSTTAGYSAVGHLMRGWTPDIIRSTVPHLGDVNIFMPPWVGTPEETEMLVKYLASIALPRPEGMR, encoded by the coding sequence GTGCACTATCCCTGGTGGTACGTTCCGCTTCTTACGTCCCCGATGCTCATCGCCGCAATCGCGGTGCTGCACGTGCTGGTAGCGCACTACGCCGTGGGCGGCGGGCTGTTCCTGGCGGTCGAGGTGCGACACGCCTACCGCACACACAACCGGCACTACCTCGCCTACCTGAAGCAGCACGCGTGGTTCTTCATACTGCTCACGGTGGTCTACGGCGCCATCACCGGCGTCGGCATCTGGTGGACGATCGGCCTGGCCTCCCCTCTGGCCACCAGGACGCTGATCCACATCTTTGTCTTCGGCTGGGCGATGGAGTACGTGACCTTCATCGTCGAGATCGTCGCCGCCTTCATCTTCTACTACTACTGGGCCCGGCCGGACCCGAAGACCCACCAGACCATGGGGTGGATCTACGCGGGCTCGGCCTGGTTGAGTCTGGTGCTGATCACCGGAATCACCGGCTTCATGCTCAACCCCGGCGCATGGCTCGAGAACAAGAACTTCTGGGTGGGCCTGTTCAACCCGCAGTTCGTGCCCCAGGTGCTGGCGCGCACAGGGGGCGCGATCCTGCTGGCGACGCTGTACGTGTACCTGCACGCGGCGTTCAAGATCAAGGATCCTGCCCTGCGCGATCTGGTCGCAAAGCGATCGGCCCGTCCCGGGCTGCTGGGGTCCGTCCTGATCCTGATCGGCGGAGCGGGATGGTACGCGTTCCTACCCGAGTCGGCCCGGGCGGCCCTGATGGCTTCCGGCGTCCTGACCGTGCTCACGACCCTGATCTTTGCCACCACGGCCATCGTGTTCGTCATGCTGTACTTAGGACCGTACCGCAACCCCGGGTGGCTATCCCCGGGCTTTGCGATCCTGCTCTTCATCTTCGGGGTGGGCGCGTTCAGCACCGGTGAGTTCATCCGTGAGGCCGTCCGCAAGCCATACATCGTCTACAACATCGTGATGGGCAACCAGTTGTTGACCGAACAGCTTCCCCAGGTGCGCAAGGTCGGCTATCTGGAGAGCGGCACCTGGACCAAGGCCTTCGTTGCCTCGCAGTATCCCCAGGTGATGGACGGGACTAAGATCGTTCGGGAGAAGCTGAGCGGGCTATCCGAGCCCGACCAGGTGCGGCTGGGCCACCTGATCTTCCAGTACGCCTGCAACAACTGCCACTCCACAACGGCGGGATACTCGGCGGTCGGACACCTCATGCGGGGCTGGACGCCGGACATCATCCGGAGCACCGTCCCGCACCTGGGAGATGTGAACATCTTCATGCCGCCGTGGGTGGGTACGCCCGAGGAAACGGAGATGCTGGTGAAGTACCTGGCGTCAATCGCGCTGCCGCGTCCGGAAGGGATGCGGTAG
- a CDS encoding ABC transporter permease, producing MTALRKAWAIALLSLTITARDRGALLWRLAMPLLMTVLVGAVFGEGAAGARTPVAVADEDDSTYSRLFAERLGKEPTVGLRKTTGVEARALLEDGRVAAVIFIPKGFAARINTGKDADVSVRFDPRRGPPMLVTEIVREVAMRLAVDAIAGEFTAALAVRETQDPSLGPAVRRRAIDRADSRWSPTPPVTVNVEVASALTTDRRQRLPMGMEQASPGFAVMFVMMAAAMSAATLVVERQNGTLARLMTTPTLRASILGGKIAGIYLQGIVQMGILIIVGWGLLGVNWGQDPAALALLVAAYLFAATGLGVMLAAVVRTEAQASTLFPVVTIIPAMLGGAWWPIEVTPRYMQTLAYAVPQGWAMTGFVNIITRGLGLAEVLPQAIALVGFGVAFFIVGILLFKFE from the coding sequence GTGACCGCCCTGCGCAAGGCCTGGGCGATTGCGCTGCTGTCGCTGACCATCACCGCGCGCGATCGCGGCGCGCTGCTCTGGCGGCTGGCGATGCCTCTGTTGATGACCGTGCTGGTGGGCGCCGTCTTTGGAGAAGGCGCCGCCGGCGCGCGCACGCCGGTGGCGGTCGCCGACGAGGACGACAGCACGTACTCGCGGCTCTTCGCTGAGCGTCTTGGAAAGGAGCCCACGGTCGGCCTTCGGAAGACCACCGGGGTGGAGGCGAGGGCGCTGCTCGAGGATGGGCGCGTCGCCGCCGTCATATTCATACCCAAAGGGTTTGCCGCCCGCATCAACACGGGCAAGGACGCCGACGTGAGCGTGCGGTTCGACCCACGCCGGGGCCCGCCCATGCTCGTCACCGAGATCGTGCGCGAGGTGGCGATGCGCCTGGCGGTGGACGCCATCGCGGGCGAGTTCACCGCGGCGCTGGCCGTGCGCGAGACGCAGGACCCCTCGCTGGGACCGGCTGTGCGCCGCCGCGCCATTGATCGGGCCGACAGCCGCTGGTCGCCCACTCCCCCTGTGACCGTCAACGTGGAGGTCGCAAGCGCCCTCACCACCGACCGGCGACAGCGGCTTCCAATGGGCATGGAGCAGGCCTCGCCGGGCTTTGCTGTGATGTTCGTCATGATGGCCGCGGCGATGAGCGCGGCCACCCTTGTGGTCGAGCGCCAGAACGGCACGCTGGCGCGGCTGATGACCACTCCGACGCTGCGGGCATCCATCCTGGGAGGCAAGATCGCCGGGATCTACCTGCAGGGCATCGTTCAGATGGGCATCCTGATCATCGTGGGCTGGGGATTGCTCGGCGTGAACTGGGGACAGGACCCTGCCGCGCTCGCCCTGCTCGTGGCAGCATACCTCTTCGCGGCCACCGGGCTCGGTGTCATGCTCGCGGCGGTCGTCCGCACCGAGGCGCAGGCGTCCACGCTATTTCCGGTTGTGACCATCATTCCCGCGATGCTGGGCGGGGCCTGGTGGCCGATAGAGGTCACGCCGCGGTACATGCAGACCCTGGCCTATGCCGTGCCCCAGGGATGGGCCATGACAGGGTTCGTGAACATCATCACGCGCGGCCTGGGGCTGGCGGAGGTGCTGCCGCAGGCGATCGCGCTCGTCGGATTTGGCGTTGCGTTCTTCATCGTGGGGATCCTGTTGTTCAAGTTCGAGTAG
- a CDS encoding ABC transporter permease translates to MTSKALFIAAKDLSIRARDRRALVVLLAMPMVLIFILGLVFNPMWQGTAEFQRIPVVVVDQDQGEIARLLVEQVLGTGEIGRMLRVDHAGQPADARNLVMRGRRAAGLVIPRGFSQAVMTGRPARLTLYTDPAQSIRAGIVNSIVNRFGAEVVKRQVAITVAAETLIVERIMTPATVVAAIPSWLKDVEQFTGRQAVAIAEERGSGPRFPAAIDYYAVGMGVMYLLFGVSMASQSILVERREGTLARMRTTPTGSSDIIAGKLLATFLTGLVQFSLLVLFTSVLYKVRWGSPLLLFVMIGATALAAAGLGTFLAALARTPEAVESLAPAIILPMSFLGGAMFPVYFMPPWLEYVSRLTFNRWALDGFLAIMAGAQTPVAIWQPLLALLAMCVVFLTVGAWRLRFR, encoded by the coding sequence GTGACCAGCAAGGCCCTGTTCATCGCCGCGAAGGATCTCAGCATCCGCGCGCGCGACCGGCGCGCCCTCGTAGTGCTGCTCGCCATGCCGATGGTGCTCATCTTCATCCTGGGGCTAGTCTTCAACCCGATGTGGCAGGGCACCGCCGAGTTCCAACGCATCCCTGTGGTGGTCGTGGATCAGGACCAGGGCGAGATCGCGCGGCTGCTGGTGGAGCAGGTACTCGGGACCGGAGAGATCGGTCGGATGCTGCGTGTGGACCACGCCGGCCAGCCCGCGGATGCCCGAAACCTGGTTATGCGCGGGCGCCGGGCCGCCGGGCTGGTGATCCCCCGAGGATTCTCGCAGGCGGTAATGACCGGGCGCCCTGCGCGCCTGACGCTCTACACCGACCCGGCCCAGAGCATCCGGGCCGGCATCGTCAACAGCATCGTCAACCGGTTCGGCGCGGAGGTGGTCAAGCGGCAGGTGGCGATCACGGTGGCGGCCGAGACGCTCATCGTCGAACGCATCATGACCCCGGCCACGGTCGTCGCGGCCATTCCGTCATGGCTGAAGGACGTCGAGCAGTTCACGGGCCGCCAGGCCGTGGCGATCGCCGAGGAACGCGGCAGTGGGCCCCGCTTCCCCGCGGCCATTGACTACTACGCCGTGGGGATGGGTGTCATGTACCTGCTCTTCGGGGTGAGCATGGCGAGCCAGAGCATCCTGGTCGAGCGGCGCGAGGGCACGCTCGCGCGCATGCGCACAACCCCCACGGGCTCCTCCGACATCATAGCCGGCAAGCTCCTGGCCACCTTCCTGACGGGTTTGGTACAGTTCAGTCTGCTTGTTCTCTTCACGTCGGTCCTCTACAAGGTCCGGTGGGGCTCTCCGCTGCTGCTGTTCGTAATGATCGGCGCCACGGCGCTGGCCGCGGCCGGGCTGGGCACGTTCCTGGCCGCCCTGGCCCGCACCCCCGAGGCCGTCGAGTCGCTGGCACCGGCCATCATCCTGCCCATGTCGTTCCTGGGCGGCGCGATGTTCCCTGTGTACTTCATGCCGCCGTGGCTGGAATACGTCAGCCGGCTGACCTTCAACCGCTGGGCCCTCGACGGATTCCTGGCCATCATGGCCGGCGCACAGACCCCCGTGGCCATCTGGCAGCCGCTGCTGGCGCTGCTCGCCATGTGCGTGGTGTTCCTTACCGTGGGGGCGTGGAGGCTGCGGTTCCGGTGA
- a CDS encoding ABC transporter ATP-binding protein, with protein MDALVAAQNLVKHYDGHAAVRGVSFEVRGGEAFGLLGPNGAGKTTTIGMLACLLEPTSGDASIAGSSIRRDPMAVRRAIGVVPQEIALYPTLTARENLRFWARMYEVAGEEAARRIEEVLDVVGLRDRAGERIDTYSGGMKRRVNIAVGLLHRPRLLMLDEPTVGVDPQSRTNILETVKQLNRDGLTVLYTSHYMEEVEFLCNRIAIMDAGQIIAMGTQEELRLQVGERDLISIATHAARLGAELPASLRALPGVDDVRMREDRLEVLTTTGRRLLPQIVTQFVAHDVPILAIEVREPNLESLFLHLTGKGLRD; from the coding sequence ATGGACGCCCTTGTCGCCGCCCAGAACCTTGTCAAACACTACGATGGGCACGCCGCAGTCCGCGGGGTCTCGTTCGAAGTGCGAGGCGGCGAGGCATTCGGGCTGCTCGGCCCCAACGGCGCCGGCAAGACCACCACCATCGGCATGCTGGCCTGCCTGCTGGAGCCCACCTCCGGCGACGCGTCGATCGCAGGGAGCAGTATACGCAGGGATCCGATGGCGGTCCGCAGGGCGATCGGCGTGGTCCCGCAGGAGATCGCCCTCTACCCAACCCTCACCGCGCGAGAGAACCTGCGCTTCTGGGCGCGCATGTACGAGGTCGCGGGCGAGGAAGCCGCGCGCCGCATCGAGGAGGTACTCGATGTCGTGGGCCTGCGCGACCGGGCCGGCGAGCGCATTGACACCTATTCAGGTGGGATGAAGCGCCGCGTCAACATCGCCGTAGGCCTCCTCCACAGGCCCCGGCTGTTGATGCTCGACGAGCCAACCGTCGGCGTGGATCCCCAGTCGCGCACCAACATCCTGGAGACCGTGAAGCAGCTCAACCGCGATGGCCTCACCGTCCTCTATACCAGCCACTACATGGAGGAGGTCGAGTTCCTCTGCAACCGGATCGCGATCATGGACGCGGGCCAGATCATCGCCATGGGCACCCAGGAGGAGCTGCGCCTGCAGGTCGGGGAGCGCGACCTGATCAGCATAGCCACGCACGCGGCGCGGCTTGGCGCCGAGCTGCCCGCGTCGCTCCGCGCGCTTCCGGGGGTGGACGATGTGCGGATGCGCGAGGACCGGCTCGAGGTGCTGACCACGACGGGCCGCCGGCTGCTGCCGCAGATCGTGACGCAGTTCGTGGCGCACGACGTGCCGATCCTGGCTATCGAGGTCCGGGAGCCCAACCTTGAGAGTCTCTTCCTCCACCTCACCGGCAAGGGACTCCGTGACTGA